A part of Hemicordylus capensis ecotype Gifberg chromosome 16, rHemCap1.1.pri, whole genome shotgun sequence genomic DNA contains:
- the TAS1R3 gene encoding taste receptor type 1 member 3, which yields MSGLLLLGIISGWATAQEYRCMSIQFRKPGDYILGGLFPFRVLTTNDTIRTLPDVYECERLYAAGFVWALGMMFAIEEINNSTKLLPGIRLGYDIYDNCMEPVVALQPTLLFLTQNGTSSIGVLCNYSDYQTRVTAVIGPHSSELCMVTAKLFSFFLIPQVSYGATTEKLSNEELYPSFFRTVPSDKSQLEAMVQLLLTFKWNWIAVIGSDDEYGREGLSVLSSMVANKSICIAYEVLIPADVLDPELPGRVLQAIKSINDTKVNVVILFSVDRPVRVLFKECLRLGLSKKVWLATEAWVMSDVVTNVKGIQAIGTVIGFIVKGQKVAGFNDYVAGLFERTRHDGFCEESRRQAEAVSSDVLGSQCPQCDYISLENITTVLGHRQTFSVYTAVYSVAHALHKLLGCQGRQCKKADVKSWQLLEATKAVHFNIGNQSFHFDQDHSMNTGYEVIVWSWQDGKLEFVTLGDFHWNLSIQKSQVRFHTADGKAPVSECLTTCQQGQIRRMKGFHLCCYDCIDCEPGTYCSTAEDSTCKECPVRQWSPKRSTQCYDRTEKYFFWLEPLALVLLALLLLAFTLTSLAGALFLKNLHTPAVQAAGGSMALLALFCLALMCVAAGLYVGKPSPAVCAMQQPAFVLSLNPCFSTIAVKALQITLAHDFAGSRRNSLHALIQRRPWAIVALCFLAESALCFWYVYASPPLLVRNYKLLATQVLIQCQIQSWAAFALIHGGIACLAFASFLCTFMAQTPAKKYNLARSITFAMLAYFVAWIFFIPTYTSVRQEFQPATQMAVMLLCAAGLLAAFYLPKCYILRFKPEWNTVDRFQDYTQERPQGKDSQD from the exons ATGTCTGGCTTGCTTCTGTTGGGCATCATTTCGGGCTGGGCTACAGCCCAGGAATATCGCTGCATGTCGATCCAGTTCAGAAAACCCGGAGACTATATCCTGGGCGGTTTGTTCCCCTTCCGAGTCCTTACCACCAATGACACCATCCGGACCCTGCCGGATGTTTACGAGTGCGAGAG GCTTTATGCCGCCGGTTTCGTCTGGGCTCTCGGCATGATGTTTGCCATCGAGGAAATCAACAACTCCACCAAGCTCCTGCCGGGCATCCGACTGGGCTACGATATCTACGACAACTGTATGGAGCCCGTGGTCGCCCTCCAGCCTACCCTGCTCTTCCTGACCCAAAACGGCACCAGCAGCATCGGAGTCCTTTGCAACTATTCGGACTACCAGACGCGGGTGACCGCAGTCATTGGGCCTCACAGCTCGGAGCTGTGCATGGTGACGGCTAAACTCTTCAGCTTCTTTCTGATCCCACAG GTCAGCTACGGAGCCACGACGGAAAAGCTGAGCAATGAGGAACTGTACCCTTCGTTCTTCCGCACGGTGCCCAGCGACAAGAGCCAGCTGGAAGCCATGGTCCAACTCCTGCTCACTTTCAAGTGGAACTGGATCGCCGTCATCGGCAGCGACGACGAATACGGGCGCGAGGGCCTCAGCGTTCTCTCCTCCATGGTGGCCAACAAAAGCATCTGCATCGCCTACGAGGTGCTGATCCCGGCCGACGTGCTCGACCCTGAGCTGCCAGGAAGGGTGTTGCAGGCCATCAAGTCCATCAACGACACCAAAGTCAACGTCGTCATCTTGTTCTCGGTCGACCGGCCGGTCcgcgtcctcttcaaggaatgccTCCGGCTGGGCCTCAGCAAAAAGGTCTGGCTCGCCACCGAAGCCTGGGTGATGTCCGACGTGGTCACCAACGTGAAGGGCATCCAGGCCATCGGGACCGTCATCGGCTTCATCGTCAAGGGGCAGAAGGTCGCCGGCTTCAACGACTACGTCGCCGGGCTCTTCGAGCGGACCCGACACGACGGCTTCTGCGAGGAGTCCCGGCGGCAGGCCGAAGCGGTCAGCTCCGACGTGCTGGGATCGCAGTGTCCGCAGTGCGATTACATCTCCTTGGAGAACATCACCACAGTGCTGGGCCATCGGCAAACCTTCTCGGTGTATACCGCGGTCTACAGCGTGGCCCACGCACTCCACAAACTTCTAGGATGCCAAGGGAGGCAGTGCAAGAAGGCGGACGTCAAGTCGTGGCAG CTTCTGGAAGCCACCAAGGCCGTCCACTTCAACATCGGCAACCAGTCGTTCCATTTTGACCAGGACCACAGCATGAACACGGGCTACGAGGTCATTGTGTGGAGCTGGCAGGACGGCAAGCTGGAGTTCGTCACCCTGGGAGATTTCCACTGGAACCTGAGCATCCAAAAATCCCAGGTCCGCTTTCACACCGCTGACGGGAAG GCACCGGTCTCCGAGTGTCTTACTACCTGCCAGCAGGGGCAGATCCGTCGGATGAAAGGTTTCCACCTCTGCTGCTACGACTGCATTGACTGTGAGCCCGGCACATACTGCAGCACCGCAG AGGACTCCACGTGCAAAGAATGCCCGGTGCGCCAGTGGTCCCCCAAGCGGAGCACGCAATGTTACGACCGCACCGAGAAGTACTTCTTCTGGCTGGAACCCCTGGCCCTCGTCCTACTGGCTCTCCTGCTCCTCGCCTTCACCCTCACCAGCTTGGCGGGGGCGCTCTTCCTGAAGAACCTCCACACGCCCGCGGTCCAGGCCGCCGGGGGCAGCATGGCCCTCCTGGCCCTGTTCTGCCTGGCCCTGATGTGCGTGGCCGCTGGCCTCTACGTTGGCAAGCCCAGCCCGGCCGTCTGCGCCATGCAACAGCCGGCCTTCGTCCTGAGCCTCAACCCCTGCTTCTCCACCATCGCGGTGAAGGCCCTCCAGATCACCCTGGCCCACGACTTCGCCGGCAGCCGGCGGAACTCCCTGCACGCGCTCATCCAGCGGCGGCCCTGGGCCATCGTGGCCCTGTGCTTCCTGGCCGAAAGCGCGCTTTGCTTCTGGTATGTCTACGCCTCCCCGCCGCTCCTGGTCCGGAATTACAAGCTGCTGGCCACGCAGGTCCTCATCCAGTGCCAGATCCAGTCGTGGGCGGCCTTTGCCCTGATCCACGGCGGCATCGCCTGCTTGGCCTTCGCGTCCTTCCTGTGCACCTTCATGGCGCAGACGCCGGCCAAGAAGTACAACCTGGCCCGCAGCATCACCTTTGCCATGCTGGCCTACTTCGTCGCCTGGATCTTCTTCATCCCCACCTACACCTCCGTGCGGCAGGAGTTCCAGCCGGCCACCCAGATGGCGGTCATGCTCCTGTGCGCCGCGGGGCTCCTGGCCGCCTTCTacctccccaaatgctacatcCTCCGCTTCAAGCCCGAGTGGAACACGGTGGACCGTTTCCAGGATTACACCCAAGAGAGGCCGCAGGGGAAAGATTCCCAAGATTAG
- the CPTP gene encoding ceramide-1-phosphate transfer protein isoform X2 — MEDTTDLKKVLDTFKRCLNDKQEILMDPYIAGWKGLVGFLNTMGTIFAFVSKDAVAKIQIMENFRNSDQKAQYVSLQSMVDHELGQGLVDFHAQRDNPISGCRTILRLHRALRWLQLFLEALRTSGADSKTSALCTESYNASLAHYHPWIIRKAATVAFYALPSRNDFLENMKVGTPEEAVEMLGEALPCLYQVYDVTESLYAKHQLLDLP, encoded by the exons ATGGAAGACACAACTGACCTGAAGAAGGTGCTGGACACATTCAAGCGTTGTCTCAACGACAAGCAGGAAATCTTAATGGATCCTTACATTGCTGGCTGGAAGGGACTAGTTGG GTTTCTCAACACCATGGGCACCATCTTCGCCTTCGTCTCCAAAGATGCAGTGGCCAAAATCCAGATCATGGAGAACTTCCGGAACAGCGACCAGAAGGCCCAGTACGTAAGCCTCCAGTCCATGGTGGACCACGAGCTGGGGCAGGGCTTGGTGGACTTCCACGCTCAGCGCGACAACCCCATCTCGGGGTGCCGGACGATCCTGCGTCTCCACCGCGCCCTCCGCTGGCTGCAGCTCTTCCTGGAGGCCCTGCGGACCAGCGGCGCGGATTCCAAGACCTCGGCGCTGTGCACGGAGTCGTACAACGCCTCGCTGGCCCACTACCACCCGTGGATTATCCGCAAGGCGGCCACCGTGGCCTTCTATGCCCTGCCCAGCCGGAACGACTTCCTGGAGAACATGAAAGTGGGCACCCCCGAGGAGGCGGTGGAGATGCTGGGGGAGGCCTTGCCCTGCCTCTACCAGGTCTACGACGTCACCGAGTCGCTGTACGCCAAGCATCAACTCCTTGATCTGCCGTAA
- the CPTP gene encoding ceramide-1-phosphate transfer protein isoform X1, with the protein MGKRASKEAPPSPQGSGRGQSFAMEDTTDLKKVLDTFKRCLNDKQEILMDPYIAGWKGLVGFLNTMGTIFAFVSKDAVAKIQIMENFRNSDQKAQYVSLQSMVDHELGQGLVDFHAQRDNPISGCRTILRLHRALRWLQLFLEALRTSGADSKTSALCTESYNASLAHYHPWIIRKAATVAFYALPSRNDFLENMKVGTPEEAVEMLGEALPCLYQVYDVTESLYAKHQLLDLP; encoded by the exons atgggGAAGCGCGCCTCCAAGGAGGCGCCCCCCTCCCCTCAAGGGAGCGGGAGGGGCCAG AGTTTTGCCATGGAAGACACAACTGACCTGAAGAAGGTGCTGGACACATTCAAGCGTTGTCTCAACGACAAGCAGGAAATCTTAATGGATCCTTACATTGCTGGCTGGAAGGGACTAGTTGG GTTTCTCAACACCATGGGCACCATCTTCGCCTTCGTCTCCAAAGATGCAGTGGCCAAAATCCAGATCATGGAGAACTTCCGGAACAGCGACCAGAAGGCCCAGTACGTAAGCCTCCAGTCCATGGTGGACCACGAGCTGGGGCAGGGCTTGGTGGACTTCCACGCTCAGCGCGACAACCCCATCTCGGGGTGCCGGACGATCCTGCGTCTCCACCGCGCCCTCCGCTGGCTGCAGCTCTTCCTGGAGGCCCTGCGGACCAGCGGCGCGGATTCCAAGACCTCGGCGCTGTGCACGGAGTCGTACAACGCCTCGCTGGCCCACTACCACCCGTGGATTATCCGCAAGGCGGCCACCGTGGCCTTCTATGCCCTGCCCAGCCGGAACGACTTCCTGGAGAACATGAAAGTGGGCACCCCCGAGGAGGCGGTGGAGATGCTGGGGGAGGCCTTGCCCTGCCTCTACCAGGTCTACGACGTCACCGAGTCGCTGTACGCCAAGCATCAACTCCTTGATCTGCCGTAA
- the INTS11 gene encoding integrator complex subunit 11: MPEIKVTPLGAGQDVGRSCILVSIAGKNVMLDCGMHMGYNDDRRFPDFSYITQNGRLTDFLDCVIISHFHLDHCGALPYFSEMVGYDGPIYMTHPTKAICPILLEDYRKITVDKKGETNFFTSQMIKDCMKKVVAVHLHQTVQVDDELEIKAYYAGHVLGAAMFQIKVGCESVVYTGDYNMTPDRHLGAAWIDKCRPDLLISESTYATTIRDSKRCRERDFLKKVHETVERGGKVLIPVFALGRAQELCILLETFWERMNLKAPIYFSTGLTEKANHYYKLFITWTNQKIRKTFVQRNMFEFKHIKAFDRAFADNPGPMVVFATPGMLHAGQSLQIFKKWAGNEKNMVIMPGYCVQGTVGHKILGGQRKLEMEGRQVLEVKMQVEYMSFSAHADAKGIMQLIRQAEPRNVLLVHGEAKKMEFLKQKIEQEFHVNCHMPANGETVSIFTSPNISVDVSLGLLKRERSIAPGPLPDAKKPKLMHGTLIIKDNSFRLVSPEQALKELGLAEHQLRFTCRIHFQDPRKEHETGLRVYNHLKSILKDYSVQHLSDASIMVESILIQVTVQSEDPATKLLLVSWTYQDEEMGSYVTSLLKKALPQITA; this comes from the exons ATGCCTGAAATCAAAGTCACGCCTTTGG GAGCAGGCCAAGATGTCGGCCGCAGCTGCATCCTTGTGTCCATCGCCGGGAAAAACGTCATGCTGGACTGTGGGATGCACATGGGCTATAACGATGAT AGGCGATTTCCTGACTTCTCCTACATCACTCAGAATGGAAGGCTGACTGACTTTCTGGACTGCGTGATCATCAG CCACTTCCATTTGGACCACTGCGGGGCCCTGCCGTATTTCAGTGAGATGGTTGGCTACGACGGACCCATCTACATGACTCACCCAACCAAGGCCATCTGCCCCATCCTCCTTGAGGACTACCGGAAGATCACCGTGGACAAGAAGGGCGAGACCAACTTCTTCACCTCCCAGATGATCAAAGACTGCATGAAGAAAGTCGTGGCGGTCCACCTTCATCAGACGGTCCAG GTGGACGACGAACTGGAGATCAAGGCATACTACGCTGGGCACGTCCTCGGGGCGGCCATGTTCCAGATCAAAGTGGGCTGTGAGTCCGTAGTGTACACC GGTGACTATAACATGACTCCAGACAGACACTTAGG GGCCGCCTGGATTGACAAATGCCGCCCCGATCTGCTGATTTCGGAGTCCACCTATGCCACGACCATCCGAGACTCCAAGCGCTGCAGGGAGAGAGATTTCCTGAAGAAAGTCCACGAAACGGTCGAGCGCGGCGGGAAG GTCCTGATTCCGGTGTTTGCGCTCGGTCGTGCTCAGGAGCTCTGCATCCTCTTGGAGACTTTCTG GGAACGGATGAACCTCAAGGCCCCCATCTACTTCTCGACGGGGCTGACGGAGAAGGCCAACCACTATTACAAGCTCTTCATCACGTGGACCAACCAGAAGATCCGCAAGACCTTCGTCCAGAGGAATATGTTCGAGTTCAAGCACATCAAGGCCTTCGACAGGGCCTTTGCTGACAACCCCGGGCCGATG GTTGTCTTTGCCACTCCAGGGATGCTCCACGCCGGGCAGTCCCTCCAGATCTTCAAGAAATGGGCCGGCAACGAGAAGAACATG GTGATCATGCCGGGATACTGCGTGCAAGGCACGGTGGGCCACAAGATCCTGGGCGGGCAGCGCAAGCTGGAAATGGAAGGCCGGCAGGTG TTGGAGGTGAAGATGCAAGTGGAATACATGTCCTTCAGTGCCCATGCCGACGCCAAGGGAATCATGCAGCTGATCCGACAAGCCGAGCCCCGGAACGTTCTCCTGGTGCATGGCGAGGCGAAGAAGATGGAGTTCCTGAAGCAGAAAATTGAGCAAGAGTTCC ATGTCAACTGCCACATGCCTGCCAACGGAGAAACGGTGTCCATTTTCACCAGCCCAAACATCTCCGTGGACGTCTCGCTCGGGTTGCTGAAGAGGGAACGCTCCATTG CTCCAGGTCCCTTGCCGGACGCCAAAAAGCCAAAGCTCATGCACGGGACCCTGATAATAAAGGACAAC AGCTTCCGCTTGGTCTCTCCCGAACAAGCCCTCAAGGAACTTGGGTTGGCGGAGCACCAGCTGAGGTTCACCTGCCGCATCCATTTCCAAGACCCCCGCAAGGAACACGAGACGGGGCTTCGGGTCTACAACCACCTGAAGAG TATCCTGAAGGATTATTCTGTCCAGCATCTCTCGGACGCCTCCATAATGGTCGAATCCATCCTGATCCAGGTCACAGTGCAGTCAGAAGATCCTGCAACCAAACTCCTGCTGGTGTCGTGGACTTACCAG GATGAAGAGATGGGCAGCTACGTGACTTCTCTGCTCAAGAAGGCCTTGCCCCAAATCACGGCGTAA
- the LOC128338699 gene encoding lysophosphatidic acid receptor 6-like, producing the protein MENGTLASGACVLQAGFQYTLFTAIYSAVFVLGSLENGAALYLLTCRAADPPRSYVYLVNLAVVDTLFVGVLPFKIHYHLHHNDWVFGDLACRLTGSMFFLNIYLSIAFFTCICVDRYVAVLHPFAYVRVKGRHYGLVAAALWAAAAGITLPLVLGGPLDARVRNATACFESFAAAAWTGRLMPFNVCALVFGFAVPFAVILVSYPLIARRIRRIPRSARRRKALGTIGLILLICVTCFLPFHLTHLLHFLMRVGLIRNCRFAASIYRMRRVTMALVSLNCCLNPVLYYFTATSKRWRWPFRFRTKTVEVYAIRGEQDRQRPAAGTSRSGQRSAQRTGQAGAGVELLKMPKAFGAL; encoded by the coding sequence ATGGAGAACGGGACTCTCGCCAGCGGGGCCTGCGTCCTTCAAGCGGGCTTCCAGTACACCCTCTTCACCGCCATCTACAGCGCCGTCTTTGTCCTGGGCTCCCTCGAGAACGGCGCGGCCTTGTACCTCCTGACCTGCCGCGCGGCGGACCCCCCGCGGTCCTACGTCTACCTGGTCAACCTGGCGGTGGTGGACACCCTCTTCGTCGGCGTCCTGCCCTTCAAGATCCACTACCACCTCCATCACAACGACTGGGTCTTCGGGGACCTGGCCTGCCGCCTGACCGGCAGCATGTTCTTCCTCAACATCTACCTCAGCATCGCCTTCTTCACCTGCATCTGCGTCGACCGCTACGTGGCCGTCCTGCACCCGTTTGCGTACGTCCGGGTCAAGGGCAGGCACTACGGCCTGGTCGCCGCGGCcctctgggcggcggcggcgggaatCACCCTGCCGCTGGtgctgggggggcccctcgaTGCCAGGGTCCGCAACGCGACAGCCTGCTTTGAGagtttcgccgccgccgcctggacGGGCCGCCTGATGCCTTTCAACGTCTGCGCCCTGGTTTTCGGCTTCGCCGTCCCCTTCGCCGTCATCCTGGTCAGCTACCCGCTGATCGCCCGCCGGATCCGGCGTATCCCCCGCAGCGCCCGCaggaggaaggcgctggggaccATCGGCCTCATCCTGCTGATCTGCGTAACCTGCTTCCTGCCTTTCCACCTCACCCACCTCCTCCACTTCTTGATGCGGGTGGGCCTCATCCGGAACTGCCGCTTCGCCGCTTCCATCTACAGGATGCGCCGGGTCACCATGGCGCTGGTGAGCCTCAACTGCTGCCTGAACCCTGTCCTGTACTATTTCACCGCGACCAGCAAGCGGTGGCGCTGGCCGTTCCGTTTCCGAACCAAGACGGTCGAGGTCTACGCCATCCGCGGCGAGCAGGATCGCCAGCGCCCGGCTGCCGGTACGAGCCGATCCGGACAGAGGTCGGCCCAAAGGACCGGGCAGGCGGGAGCCGGGGTGGAACTGCTGAAGATGCCCAAGGCGTTTGGGGCGCTTTGA